DNA sequence from the Buchnera aphidicola str. Ua (Uroleucon ambrosiae) genome:
ACCTATTTTGTTTATGACTATATTAACAAAAGAAAAAATTCAAATTAGTAATGTACCTAATTTAACTGATATTCAAATTGCACTTAAATTACTTATACACTTAGGAGCAAAAATTAAAAAAAGAAATAATATTCATATTGATGCCAGTTCAATAAATATTTTTTATGCACCATATTATTTAATTAATAAAATTAGAGCATCTATTTGGATACTAGGTCCTCTTTTATCACGTTTTGGAAGAGCTAAAATATATTTACCTGGAGGATGTAAAATAGGTAATAGACCAATAGATTTACATTTATCTGGTTTAACTCAGTTGGGTGCGATTATTAATGTAAAAGGTGATTATATCAGTGCTTATATAAAAGGACGTTTTCAGGGAAAATATATTTTTATGGAAAAAATTAGTGTTGGTGCTACTATCACAATAATGAGTGCTGCTACTTTAGCTCAAGGTTTAACAATTATTGATAATGCAGCTCGTGAACCAGAAATTATAGATATTGCAAAATTTTTAAATTCTATAGGTGCTAATATTGTTGGTGCAGGAAAAAAAACAATATATATTAAAGGTGTATCAAAATTAACTGGAGGAAAACATAAAATTATTCCGGATAGAATTGAAACAGGAACCTTTTTAATAGCAGCAACAATTTCACAAGGTTGTATTATTTGTCAGAAAACTGAACCTAAGCATTTAAAAACTGTATTAATGAATTTAAGTAAATCTGGAGCTATAATCACAACAGGAAAAGATTGGATTGAATTAGATATGCGAGGAAAACGTCCAAAATCTTTAAATATTAACACTGCTCCTTATCCAGGACTACCAACAGATATGCAATCTCAATTTGCATTATTAAACACAATTTCTCAAGGAGTCGGTGTAATAACGGAAAACATTTTTGAAAATCGATTTATTTATGCTTCTCAATTAATTAAAATGGGTGCAAAATTAAAGATTAAAAATAACACTATGACATGTTATGGAATACCAAAATTAATAGCTTCGAATATTTTGTGTAGTGATTTAAGAGGATCAGCTACATTAATCTTAGCTAGTTGTATTGCTATAGGTGTGACAATAGTTAATCATACTTATCATCTTTTTAGAGGATATGATTCATTTCCTGATAAACTTAATAAATTAGGAGCTGATATAAAAATTATATAAACATAATTTTTATAAAAATTTTTAAAAACAAGTAACATAACTGGAGTATTGTATGTATGCAGTTTTTATAAGCGGTGGAAAGCAATACAAAGCCATTAAAAATCAAGTGATTAGATTAGAAAAATTAAACTGTCCAATCGGTAAGACTATAAACTTTAATAAAATTTTAATGATATCTGAAAAAGATTCTACAATTGTTGGTACACCTTTTATTTCTGGTGGAATAATAAAAGCTAACATTCAAAATCATGGTCGTTTAAAAAAAATTAAAATTATTAAATTTAATCGCCGTAAACATTATAAAAAACAACAAGGTCATCGTCAATATTTTACTGATGTTAAAATTTTAGACATTTATAATATTCAAGGAGATATAATACATGGCGCATAAAAAAGCAGGCGGATCAACTAGAAATGGACGAGACTCTAATGCTCAAAGATTAGGTGTAAAATGTTTTGGAGGTGAATTTATTTCTGCAGGAAGTATTATTGTTAAACAAAGAGGAACTAAATTTCATCCTGGAAAAAATGTAGGTTGTGCAAAAGATCATACAATTTTTGCTACTATAACAGGAAAAGTCGAATTTAAAACAAAAGGATTAAAAAAAAGAACATATATTAACGTTATCAATTAAATAATATATAAATTTTTTATAAAAACCCCTTATTCTAGGGGTTATTTTTTATATATATTATTTTATAAATTAATTTATATAACATATAAAACCATTATAAATATTTATTTAATACAAAATAAAACACATATAGTACATGGATAAAACATGAAATTTATTGATCAAACTATAATAGAAGTGATTGCAGGAAACGGTGGAAATGGTTGTGTTAATTTTAGAAGAGAAAAATATATTCCTAAAGGAGGGCCAGATGGTGGAGATGGTGGAGATGGTGGAAATATTTGGTTAGAAGCTAATAATAATTTAAATACTTTAATAGATCTTAGATTTAAGAAAAAATTTCAAGCAGAAAATGGACAAAATGGATCAGGTAAAAAATGCTCTGGAAAAAAAGGAAAAGATCTAAAGATATACGTACCTACAGGAACTAAAGTAATAAACTATCAAACACGAGAAATAATAGAAGATCTAATTCAACATAAACAAAAAATAATTATTGCTAAAGGAGGTTGGCATGGTTTAGGTAATACTAGATTTAAATCTCCAACTAATCGTACACCTCAGCAAAGTACATTAGGTCAAAAAGGAGAAAAAAGAGAAATACAATTAGAATTATTATTAATAGCAGATGTTGGTACTTTGGGCATGCCTAATGCTGGAAAATCTACTTTTGTTGCAAACATATCTGGTGCTAAAACAAAAATTGCAAGTTATCCATTTACAACATTAAATCCCATTTTAGGTAGTGTAAAAATAAAAAATAATAAAAAATTTATTATAGCTGATATTCCTGGAATCATTCAAGGAGCCTCTCATGGTTCTGGATTAGGTCTGCGTTTTTTAAAACACTTAGAAAGATGTAAATTACTACTTCACATAGTTGATTTAGTTCCTCAAAATAATTATCATCCACTAGATAATATCAAAATAGTTTTAAAAGAACTAAAAAAATACAGTTTAGATTTATATCATAAACCAAGATGGTTAATTTTTAATAAAACTGATTTATTAAATGAAACTAAAATCAATCAAATTATAAACGAAATTAAATATCAGATTAAATTACCGAATCAATATTATTTCATTTCATCTATTCAAAAAAATAGTATAAAACAACTATGTTATGACATTAGTAAATATCTAGAAAAATAAAATAAGAACTCGGTTTTTCAAAACCAAGTTCTTTTAAAAATGGATATACTAATATTGTTAAATTTTAACGTTTAGAAAATTGTGGACGTTTTCTAGACTTTCGTAAACCAACTTTTTTACGTTCTACTTGACGTGAATCACGCGTGACAAATCCAGATTTTCTTAATTCAAACCGTAATAATTGATTATATTTAATTAAAGCACGAGTAATACCTTGACGAATAGCTCCTGCTTGACCAGATATACCTCCACCTTTAACTGTTATATAAATATTAAATTTATCGATCATATCTACTAATTCTAATGGTTGACGAACAATCATGCAAGAAGTTTCACGACCAAAATAATCATTTAAGGAACGTTTATTGATAAAAATTTTTCCATTTCCAGATCTAAGAAATACTCTAGCAGAAGAACTTTTACGACGACCAGTACCATAGTTTTGATTTATAATCATATATTTTTTATATACCTTTATAAAATATTTAATAATTTAGGACATTGAGCTATATGAAGATGATCTCCATTTGAAAAAACTTTTAATTTTTTTAACATAGCACGCCCTAAAGGACCTTTAGGTAACATACCTTTTACAGCATGTTTTATAATTCTTTCTGGATGTAAAGAAATCATTTCTTCAAATCTATATTTTTTTATGCCACCTACATAACCTGTATGATGATAGTAAACTTTGTCAATCTTTTTTTTACCTGTTACTAAAATTTTTGAAGCATTTAAAACAATAATATAATCACCAGTATCAAGATGAGGAGTATACTGAATATTATTTTTTCCTCGAAGATAAGATGATAATACACTGGCCAATCTACCTAATATTTTATTAGTTGCATCAACATAATACCAATTTCGTTTGATATCATTTAATTTTACTGAAAATGTTTTCATTATAAAACTCACTTAAGTATAATTTTCTATATATAAAATAATACTATCATTGAAATTAATAAGATATAGTAAATGTACTGTAAGATTTATTAAAATTAATAAAATTAATCAAATTAATCAAATTAATTGTATTATAATTAGTAGTATTTAATAAAAATTTATCTATATTATTATATTTAATAATTAATTTTTTTATAAACATCATTTTATTTGAATGCACTATAATATTTCATTGGTAATAAATTATGCCTACTAAAAATTCTTTATTATTTTTTCGTGATAAAATTAACAAAATTGATAGAAACATTGTAAAATTATTAGCAGAAAGAAAACATTTAGTATTAGAAATAGCTCAATCTAAAATTAAAAATAAACAAGAAATACGAGATTTAGAACGTGAAAAAACAATGATCAATGAACTAACTAGTTTAGGAAAAATAAATCATCTTGAACCAGCATTTATTACTCAATTATTTCAAGTAATAATTGAAGAATCAGTGTTAACTCAAAAAAAAACATTACAAAAATTTAATCATGATAATAATTTAACTCACGCTAATTTTGCAGTTCTTGGTCCTAAAGGTTCTTATTCTCATATTGCAGCTTGTAAATATTCAAACCAAAATATTCAAACATGCAATATACAAGAATGTTTAACATTTCAAGAAGTAATTAAAGCGGTTGAAAAACATCAATCAGATTATGCGATTTTACCACTTGAAAATACTTGTTCTGGTTATATTAATGAAGTATTAGATTTATTAGAAGATACAAATTTATTTATTGTTGGAGAAATTAATATTTTTGTTAATCACTGTTTACTTTCAATTGAAAAAATTACATTAGAAAAAATTAAAAATATCTATAGTCACCCTCAACCATTTAAACAATGCAGCAATTTTATTAAAAAATTTCCAAATTGGACAATTAATTATACAAACAGTACTGCAGATGCTATGAAAATAATATCTGAATCTAATCAAAAAACTAATGCAGCATTAGGCAGTGAAATTGGTAGTAAAATATATGGATTAAAAATTTTATCTAAAAATTTAGCAAATGAAGAAAAAAATATTACAAAATTTATTATATTAAATCGTAATCTAATTGATGTTTCTAAAAACAAAAATAAAAAAATAATTTTTTTATTTACTATTAAAAAAAAATCAGGAGCTCTTGCTAATATATTATCTATATTAAAAAACAAAAAAATTATTATAAAAAAGTTAACTGATCGAACATTAAATCATCAATCATTAGAAGAAAAATTTTATATTGAAATTCAAGTTAATCTATCATCAATTTTAATAAAAGAAACTCTTAAAAAAATTAAAAAATTTACTACACTTATAAAAATTTTAGGTAGTTATCCTTATAAAACATTATCCTAATCATTCCTAAAAAATTTTTAAAAAATCAATAATTTAGTAACTAATTTTATAAATATATAAATATATATATTTTACAAAAATTAAATATTAAAACTTTAACATGAGCAATAAATAATGTTTAAAAACTTAAGACAACGTCTCGCAAACAGTTTTAAAAAAATTATCAATAAAGGAAGACTTACAGAAGAAAATATCAAAGATACTATACGAGAAGTACGGAAAGCACTATTAGAAGCAGATGTCACATTATCAGTTATAAAACAGTTCATACAAAATGTTAAAGATCAATCTATTGGTAATGAAATTAATACAAGTTTAACACCAGGACAAGAATTTATTAAAATAGTTAGAAATCAATTAATATTTATTATGGGAAAAAAAAATAATTTATTAAATTTATCTACTAAACCACCTGCAATAATATTATTAATTGGTTTACAAGGTTCAGGAAAAACTACAAGTTTAGCAAAACTAGGGAAATGGATTAAAGAAAAATACAAAAAAAAAATATTAATTGTATCTACTGATATTTATCGCGCAGCTGCTATTAAACAACTACAAATATTATCTCAGCAAATTGAAATAGATTTCTTTCAATCTAAAACAAATCAAAAACCAATTGAAATAACTAAACAAGCAATGCAATATGCAAGATTAAAATTGTATGATGTACTATTAATTGATACAGCAGGTCGCTTACATATTAATAAAAATATGATGAATGAAATTTATGAAATAAAAACACTATCTAAACCTATTGAAACATTATTAGTAGTAGACTCTATGATGGGGCAAGATGCCATAAATATGGCAAAAATATTTAATAATGAATTATTAATTTCTGGTATAATATTAACAAAAACAGATGGTGATTCTAGAAGTGGTGTTGCTTTATCAATGCGATATATTACTGGAAAACCAATTAAATTTATAGGAACAGGAGAAAAAATAACATCATTAGAAGAATTTCATCCAGAAAAAATGGCTGATCGTATTTTAGGAATGAATGATATGATATCTCTTATTGAAGATATTGAAGAAAAAGTAAATCAATCAGACATTCAGAAACTAACAAAAAAAATAAAACAAGGCCATGATTTTAATTTAAATGACTTTTTAATACAAATAAAACAAATGCAAAAAATAGGAGGGTTAAATTATTTTATAGATAAACTATCTATTAATAATCAATTATCTAATAATACATTATCATGTGTCACGAATGAAAATACATTAACAAAGATAGAAGCTATTATATCTTCTATGACACCTAAAGAACGAAAACAACCAACAATTATAAAAGGTTCAAGAAAACGTAGAATAGCTTTAGGATCTGGAACAAAAATACAAGATGTAAATAAATTATTAAAAAATTTTGATGATATACGCAGAATAATGAAAAAAATAAAAACTAGTGGAATATCAAAGGTAATGAGAGGGATAAAAAATATGTTACCAAAAAATTTTTTAAAATAAAAATATTTTTATTTTAAAATAAAATATTAATTATTTTTTGATATCATAATTAATCTATATGAAAAAACTTTTTTAAGGAATAAAATATGGTTAAAATTCGTTTATCAAGATATGGAACAAAAAAACGTCCTTTTTATAAAATGGTAGTAGCAGATAGCCGTTTTTCTAGAAATGGTCGTTTTATTGAAAAAATAGGATTTTTTAATCCTATTGCTAAGGGAGCATCTGAAATACTTAAAATCAATTTACAAAGAGTGCAATATTGGATCAATCAAGGAGCGCAAATGTCAGATCGCACTAAACAATTAATAAAATTATTTAATAAAAAAGAGAGCATTTTATAAAAGATAATATTGATATACCTATTAAACCATTAATAATCGGAAAAGTAGGAAAATCTTATGGAATATTAGGCTGGATAACTGTTTTTTCTTTTACAGAAAAAAAAGAAAAAATATTCAGTTATCTGCCTTGGTTTTTTTTAAAAGAAAAAAAATGGACTAAAATAAAAATAAATAACTGGAGAAAATATAAAAAAAATTTTATTGTGCATATTGAAGATATATCTGATCGTTCAATTGTAAAAAATTTTACCAATTCATACATAATTATTAATCAATATACATTGCCATTATTAAAAGACAATAATTATTATTGGAATGATATGCTTGATTGTAAAGTATTTAATACAAACAATAATTATATTGGTCAAGTAATTAATTTAATTAGAACTAATAATAATGATATTCTTGTAATAAAAAATAAATTAAGTCCATTTAAAAAAAATATATTAATTCCATTTATAGAAAATAAAATAATAAAAAACATTAATATTCATAATAAATTAATAATAGTTACATGGAACTAAATCATATATTCTAAATGAACAAAGTAAATAACAATCCCCTAATATGGTTTAATATTATTACTATTTTCCCCCAAATGTTTCATGCTATTACTAATTATGGGATTATTGGAAAAGCAATTCAAAAAAAAATAATTCATATCAATTGTTTAAATTTAAGAGATTTTAGTAATAATAAATATAGATCTATAGATGATCGTCCTTATGGAGGAGGCGCTGGAATGTTAATGAGTTTTCAACCTTTATATTTAGCTATAAAATATGCAAAATCAATTCTAAGCAATGCAACTGTTATTTACTTATCTCCTCAAGGTAAAACATTTCAACAAAACAACATAAAAGAATTAATTACGAAAAAAAAAATTATTTTTATATGTGGTCGATATGAAGGAATAGATCAACGTATTATTGATTCTCAAGTCAATGAAGAATGGTCTATTGGAAATTATGTACTGACTGGAGGAGAATTAGCTGCTATGGTTATGATTGATTCTATTTCTAGATTAATTCCGGGCGTTATTAAAACTAAACAATCAATACAAGAAGATTCTTTTTCTAATAATCTTCTTGACTATCCTAGTTATACTCGACCAAGAGTTGTACAAAATATGTCAGTTCCAAAAATTTTATTATCTGGAAATCATAAAAATATTCGTCTTTGGCGTTTACAACAATCACTTGGAAAAACATCGATTAAACGTCCAGATCTTTTAAAAGATAAACAATTAAATATGAAAGAACAAGAATTACTAAATGATTTTAAAAAACAAACTAAAAAAAATAATTTATAATATTTTTTAATTCAAAAAAAAGGAAAATTATGTCGAGTATAATTCACGCAATAGAAAAGGAACAAATAAAAAATAATATACCTATTTTTAGACCTGGCGATACTATAGAAGTTAAAGTATGGGTAATTGAAGGATCTAAAAAACGTATACAATCTTTTGAAGGAATAGTAATAGCGATAAAAAATCGTTATTTAAATTCATCTTTTACAGTTAGAAAAATATCTAATGGAGAAGGTGTTGAACGAGTTTTTCAAACACATTCTCATAATATTGAAGAAATTATTCTTAAAAGAAAAGGTTTAGTGAGAAAAGCAAAATTATATTATTTAAGATATCGTACTGGTAAAGCTGCGCGTATTAAAGAAAGACTGAATTAATTAATATTAAATATGCAGTCATGACATTAAACTTGACTGCATTATTTTATAATCAAGCAATTATATAAAAATATATTACTTAAATTAAGCAGTTCCACCTATAGTTAAACGATCTAATTTAATAGATGGTTGCCCTATACCTACAGGAATATTTTGACCATCTTTACCACACATTCCCATTCCTTGATCCATTTTTAAATCATCACCTACCATTGATATTTGTTGCATAGCTTCTAAACCTGATCCTATTAAAGTTGTATTTTTAATTGGTGTAATAATTTTTCCTTTTTTTATTAAATAAGCTTCTGATGTAGAAAAAACAAAATTACCAGATGTAATATCTACTTGTCCTCCAGAAAAATTTACAGCATATATTCCGTAATCAACACTATTAATCATATCATCTATTTTAGATTTTCCTGATAACATAAAAGTATTAGTCATACGAGGTATTGGCAAACATGAATAAGATTCACGACGTCCATTTCCAGTAACTTCCATACCCATTAAACGTGCATTTAATTTATCTTGCATGTATTTCTTTAATACTCCATTTTCAATTAAAATATTACGCTGACCAGGAGTACCTTCATCATCAATACTGACTGAACCACGCTGGTTATGCATAGTACCATCATCAATTATAGTACATAATTCTGATGTAACTTTTTTTCCAATCATATTAGTAAATACAGAAGTTTTTCGTCTATTAAAATCACCTTCTAAACCATGACCAACTGCTTCATGTAATAAAACACCAGGCCATCCAGATCCTAATATAACTGGAAATGTACCGGAAGGTGCTGACTTTGCAGATAAATTTAATAATGCTATACGAACAGCTTCTCTAGCCCAATATTCAATCCGAATCTCATTTGAAATATCATCTTTATTTAAAAAAAAGTTATAGTCAGTACGACTACCTCCTCCACTTCGACCACGTTCTCGTTTTCCATGATCTTCAACTAAAACATTTATTGAAAATTGCACTAATGGTCTTATATCAGCAACAATATTACCATCAGTAGAAGCAATTAAAACCTGTTCATATGATCCTGTTAAATTTACATTTACTTCCTTCACTCTATGATCAATACTACGTGCTATATGATCTGCTCTATATAAAAGATCAATTTTCTCTTGTGAAGAAAATATTTCTAAAGGATTAATATTATTATAATAATATTTTATTGATTTTTTAGACAATTTTTTATTTTTTACTGAACCTTTCATAGAAATAATACTACGTGCTTTATGAATGCTAGTTTTTAAAGATTCTATAGAAATTTGATCTGCATATGCAAAACCTATACTTTCATTTTTAATTGCTCTAACTCCTATTCCTTGATCAAAATGATAGTTACCTTCTTTTATAATACTATTTTCTAAAAACCAAGATTCATAAAGATGAGATTGAAAAAAACAATCTCCATAATCTATATCACGAGTACAAAGTTCTTCTAATGCCATAAAAACATTTTGATAATTTATTTTATTGTTAATTAATAAAGATTCACCAACTAATTCAAATATCATTTCAACTTACTCAATTGATTATTAATATTAAAATATATTATAAAATATAACATAAAAATAAAAATGTTATTTAACATCTTTGATGTTTTTTTTAAAATTATAGTTTATTATAAAGATTACGACAAATTATTAAAAAGTATTTTATATATGAATAATATTATACATGTATTAATCATCAATGGACCAAATTTAAATCTTTTAGGAACACGTGAAACAAATATTTACGGACATGAAACTCTATCTGATTTAATAGAAAATATGAAAAAACAATCAAAAAAAGATAATATATCTTTATATCATATACAATCTAATTCTGAACATGTTCTTATTGATAAAATTCATTCTGCAAAAAATAAAATTAATTATATTGTTATTAATCCAGCAGCATTTACACATACTAGTATTGCTATCAGAGACGCATTAATTGCAGTAGATATTCCGTTTATTGAAGTTCATATTTCAAATATTTTTGCTAGAGAAAGTTTTCGTTCGCATTCATGGTTATCTGATATTTCTCAAGGTGTTATCTCTGGATTAGGACTAGATGGTTATTATTGGGCATTAAAAACAATATCTAATAGATTAATTCATTCCTATCAAAATAAATCTAACAAAAAATTTTAAAAAAAATAATTTGCACTCTCTTATATTTTAAATTACTAATAGAAAGTGCAATAAAAAAATTTAATTCATACTATATTTTTTCAATTTTTTTCTTAATGTACTACGATTAATTCCCATTATTAAAGCAGCTTGTGTTTGATTGCCTCTAGTATATTGCATTACTATATCTAATAATGGTGGTTCTAATTCAGTTAATACTAGCTCATATAAATTATTTGCTTTTTTATCACGTAAATTTGATAAATAATATTTTAAAGCATTTTTCACTAATTCATTTAAAGATTTTTTGATAATTTTATCTTCAACATTTATTTTAGAATACAATAAAAATTCTTTCTTTATTTTTTTTTCTAACATTACATTATCGACTCTTTATTTTATTCTATTTTTTAATAGAAATTAATAATATATTTTAAAATTATTTAATCAAAATAAATAATATAATTTATTAATAATTAATATTATTAAATATCTGATGTTTATTGTTATAATTTCGAAATTAATTCAATAATATCTTGAGGAAAAGGTACTGTCCAAGACATTAAATTTTGACGAGCAGGATGTTGAAAAGCAAGATAATTTGCATGTAATGCTTGACGAGAAAACTTATATACTTGATCAATTTTATTATTTTGTTTAAAATTTATGCAATTTTTAGATTTACCATAACATGGATCTCCAACTAATGGATGCTGAATATATGACATATGAACACGAATTTGATGTGTTCGTCCAGTTTCCAATCGTATAGATATATGTGTATAATTCTTAAAACAATTAATGATTTTGTAATGTGTAATAGCATTTTTTCCCAAATTATGAACTGTCATACATGTTCTTTTAATAGGATGACGCATAATGGGTTGATTAATAGTTCCACCTGAAATCATATTTCCTTTAACAATACCTTGATATTCGCGAATAATTCTTCTTTCTTTTAGTAATTGAACTAAATAATTGTAAGAAAAAATATTTTTTGCAATAACCATTAGTCCCGTAGTATCTTTATCTAAACGATGAACTATACCTGCTCTGGGAATGTATTGAATATTTTTATAATGATATAGCAAAGCGTTTAGAATCGTTCCTGTTTTATGACCTGCTCCTGGATGAACTACTAAACCAGCGGGTTTATTAATAACTAATATATAATTATCTTCATAAATAATATTCAAAAAAATATTTTCTGGAAGATTATATGATATATCTTCTTGATTAAAACGAATCGTAATCGTATCTTTAACTAATATTTTTTTATCAGGCGTATTTACAATTATTCCATTAACATATACTTGATTCAGAATAATAATTTTTTTTAAATAGGAACGAGAATATTCTTTAAATATAATTGATAAAACTTTATCTAATCGTTTTCCAAATAAAGATATACAAGATATCGTTGTACTTAATTCAATTTCTTTCAATATAATATTCCTTATTTTTTTAGAAAGTTCACACTGAATCTTGAATATTTATATAATATGGTATTCTAGTATAATTCTAGAACTAATATTTAAAAAATAATTTTTTTAAATTAAATTGAATATATAAAATGAAAAGAAAACAAAACATTATATTTATTTTTATTATTTTATTCCTGAACTTAGCAGTTAATTGTAAAGCTTTAAATAATCATATTTTTACAGACACTTATATTCTTTATGAAAAATCTAAAAAAGAATTAAAATATGAACGATTTAATAATGTAATATCAATATTAGAACATATTAAAAAAAATAACATCACGCATTTTAATGATGATAAAATTATAATACATTTAATTTATGCTTATTATAAAACTAATAATTTCAATATGGCTAAAAAAAACATAAAAGAGTTTTTTAACAGCTATCCAAAGCATCCAAATATAGATTATATTGCATATATAGAATGTCTAATTAACATAAAATTAGATAAAAATATATTTTTAAATATTTTACTAAACGACTATTACAAAAAAGATCTTTATCATTCAATAAACACTTTTTTTCAGTTAAAAAAATTTATTAAAAAATATCCTCATAGTTTATATGTTCCAAATGCTAAAAAACATTTATTATGCTTAAAACATCATTTATCAGAATATGATTTACAAATTTTAAAATTTTATTTTTTTCGTAAAGAATATATAGCTGTCATTAGTCGAGGGCAAGAAATGCTTCAAAAATATCCAGAAACAGAATCAGCACGACAAGCTCTTATATATATGGAAAAATCTTATTATTCATTAAAATTTTTTGATATAGCCGAAAAAATATCAAAAATAATTGTTTTAAATAAAATTCAAAATAAATAAATAAAATTACAAATTAATGAAAATAACTAAATTATTATTTAATTATTAAATATAACAAATTTTTTTTGAAATATTTAAATACAATTACAATGTCTTTTTAAATTAATCAAGAATAAAATGAATATAACAACAAATAAAATTCGTCAAGATTTTTTAAACTTCTTTAAAGAAAAGAAACATATGATTCTTCCTAGTAGCTCTTTAGTTCCATATAATGATTCAACATTATTGTTTACTAATGCAGGAATGAATCAATTTAAAGAAATTTTTTTAGGTGAAAAAAAAATAGATTACTCACGAGTAGCTACTGTTCAACGTTGTTTGAGAACTGGAGGAAAACATAATGATTTAGAAAATGTAGGATACACTTCAAGACATCATACGTTTTTTGAAATGCTTGGAAATTTTAGTTTTAACGATTATTTTAAAAAAGAAGCTATTGAATATGCTTGGGAATTATTAACATCAAAAAAATGGTTTAATATACCCAAGCATAAATTATGGATTTCAGTATATAAAGAAGATGATGAAACATATAAAATTTGGAAAGATATTATAAAAATACCTGTTAAACAAATTATAAAAATAGGAGATAATAATAATATTCAATATAAT
Encoded proteins:
- the ffh gene encoding signal recognition particle protein, with the translated sequence MFKNLRQRLANSFKKIINKGRLTEENIKDTIREVRKALLEADVTLSVIKQFIQNVKDQSIGNEINTSLTPGQEFIKIVRNQLIFIMGKKNNLLNLSTKPPAIILLIGLQGSGKTTSLAKLGKWIKEKYKKKILIVSTDIYRAAAIKQLQILSQQIEIDFFQSKTNQKPIEITKQAMQYARLKLYDVLLIDTAGRLHINKNMMNEIYEIKTLSKPIETLLVVDSMMGQDAINMAKIFNNELLISGIILTKTDGDSRSGVALSMRYITGKPIKFIGTGEKITSLEEFHPEKMADRILGMNDMISLIEDIEEKVNQSDIQKLTKKIKQGHDFNLNDFLIQIKQMQKIGGLNYFIDKLSINNQLSNNTLSCVTNENTLTKIEAIISSMTPKERKQPTIIKGSRKRRIALGSGTKIQDVNKLLKNFDDIRRIMKKIKTSGISKVMRGIKNMLPKNFLK
- the rpsP gene encoding 30S ribosomal protein S16; the encoded protein is MVKIRLSRYGTKKRPFYKMVVADSRFSRNGRFIEKIGFFNPIAKGASEILKINLQRVQYWINQGAQMSDRTKQLIKLFNKKESIL
- the rimM gene encoding ribosome maturation factor RimM (Essential for efficient processing of 16S rRNA), producing MDIPIKPLIIGKVGKSYGILGWITVFSFTEKKEKIFSYLPWFFLKEKKWTKIKINNWRKYKKNFIVHIEDISDRSIVKNFTNSYIIINQYTLPLLKDNNYYWNDMLDCKVFNTNNNYIGQVINLIRTNNNDILVIKNKLSPFKKNILIPFIENKIIKNINIHNKLIIVTWN
- the trmD gene encoding tRNA (guanosine(37)-N1)-methyltransferase TrmD; translated protein: MNKVNNNPLIWFNIITIFPQMFHAITNYGIIGKAIQKKIIHINCLNLRDFSNNKYRSIDDRPYGGGAGMLMSFQPLYLAIKYAKSILSNATVIYLSPQGKTFQQNNIKELITKKKIIFICGRYEGIDQRIIDSQVNEEWSIGNYVLTGGELAAMVMIDSISRLIPGVIKTKQSIQEDSFSNNLLDYPSYTRPRVVQNMSVPKILLSGNHKNIRLWRLQQSLGKTSIKRPDLLKDKQLNMKEQELLNDFKKQTKKNNL
- the rplS gene encoding 50S ribosomal protein L19; this translates as MSSIIHAIEKEQIKNNIPIFRPGDTIEVKVWVIEGSKKRIQSFEGIVIAIKNRYLNSSFTVRKISNGEGVERVFQTHSHNIEEIILKRKGLVRKAKLYYLRYRTGKAARIKERLN
- the tldD gene encoding metalloprotease TldD translates to MIFELVGESLLINNKINYQNVFMALEELCTRDIDYGDCFFQSHLYESWFLENSIIKEGNYHFDQGIGVRAIKNESIGFAYADQISIESLKTSIHKARSIISMKGSVKNKKLSKKSIKYYYNNINPLEIFSSQEKIDLLYRADHIARSIDHRVKEVNVNLTGSYEQVLIASTDGNIVADIRPLVQFSINVLVEDHGKRERGRSGGGSRTDYNFFLNKDDISNEIRIEYWAREAVRIALLNLSAKSAPSGTFPVILGSGWPGVLLHEAVGHGLEGDFNRRKTSVFTNMIGKKVTSELCTIIDDGTMHNQRGSVSIDDEGTPGQRNILIENGVLKKYMQDKLNARLMGMEVTGNGRRESYSCLPIPRMTNTFMLSGKSKIDDMINSVDYGIYAVNFSGGQVDITSGNFVFSTSEAYLIKKGKIITPIKNTTLIGSGLEAMQQISMVGDDLKMDQGMGMCGKDGQNIPVGIGQPSIKLDRLTIGGTA
- the aroQ gene encoding type II 3-dehydroquinate dehydratase, which translates into the protein MNNIIHVLIINGPNLNLLGTRETNIYGHETLSDLIENMKKQSKKDNISLYHIQSNSEHVLIDKIHSAKNKINYIVINPAAFTHTSIAIRDALIAVDIPFIEVHISNIFARESFRSHSWLSDISQGVISGLGLDGYYWALKTISNRLIHSYQNKSNKKF